Proteins from one candidate division WOR-3 bacterium genomic window:
- the apt gene encoding adenine phosphoribosyltransferase — MDLKKFIRDIPDFPQKGVMFRDITTILKNPEAFKYSIDTIVEKYKNAKIQKVVSIEARGYIFGGAIAYNLGCGLVPVRKLGKLPAETVRMEYELEYGKNVIEIHKDGIEKGERVLLFDDVLATGGTMLAACKLVEMLGGKVVACAFIANLTYLNGREKLKDYEVFSLVEY; from the coding sequence ATGGACTTAAAGAAATTTATTCGGGATATTCCTGATTTTCCCCAAAAAGGGGTCATGTTTCGTGATATAACAACGATTTTGAAAAATCCCGAGGCATTTAAATATTCAATAGATACCATTGTTGAAAAATATAAAAATGCAAAGATTCAAAAGGTCGTTTCAATTGAGGCACGGGGTTATATCTTTGGCGGTGCAATTGCCTATAATCTTGGCTGTGGACTTGTGCCGGTACGCAAACTTGGAAAATTGCCAGCCGAGACAGTCAGGATGGAATATGAATTAGAATACGGCAAGAATGTCATCGAGATTCATAAAGATGGGATTGAAAAAGGAGAGAGGGTCTTGTTATTTGATGATGTCCTTGCAACCGGTGGCACAATGCTTGCGGCATGTAAACTCGTGGAGATGCTCGGTGGAAAGGTAGTCGCCTGTGCCTTTATTGCGAATCTAACTTATTTAAATGGTAGAGAGAAATTAAAAGATTACGAAGTCTTTTCACTCGTTGAGTATTAG
- a CDS encoding serine/threonine-protein kinase — MNKEQTIGNYKILKSIGKGGMAQVYTAIQGSLDRIVVIKQMKRNLDGEAQARFKREARICANLNHKNIVEIYDYLREGSEHYLVMEYIEGLSLADIIEKEAPLHPVLAASIAREVCQALVCAHKNGIIHRDIKPKNILISKNGVVKLTDFGVARDIDAPELTTTGAIIGTPFYMSPEQAGGGKVSFQSDIFSLGVVLYEMVTGKKPFVAEESHGIIAKICRGKYKSPFWLDPHHSWRLSRIINKAMKRNPKARYKSAEDMLKALNNFLGWKNQALVEENIRNLLLRIEQAKEVTTVVKSKAKKKKKQEKSSTGLHFLLVILLILIIILFITYFYILVK, encoded by the coding sequence ATGAATAAAGAACAAACAATTGGAAACTACAAAATCCTGAAATCAATTGGTAAGGGTGGTATGGCTCAAGTCTATACCGCAATTCAGGGCTCGCTTGATAGAATTGTTGTCATAAAACAGATGAAGCGAAATCTTGATGGTGAGGCACAGGCAAGGTTCAAGCGCGAGGCAAGGATTTGTGCCAATCTAAATCATAAAAATATCGTTGAGATATATGATTATCTCCGCGAAGGTAGCGAACACTATCTCGTTATGGAATATATTGAAGGTTTGAGTCTCGCTGATATAATTGAGAAAGAAGCCCCCTTGCATCCGGTGCTTGCTGCATCCATTGCCCGCGAGGTATGTCAGGCACTGGTCTGCGCTCATAAAAATGGTATCATCCATCGCGATATCAAACCGAAAAATATTTTAATCTCAAAGAATGGTGTGGTAAAACTAACAGATTTTGGAGTAGCAAGAGATATTGACGCCCCGGAATTGACCACGACTGGTGCAATCATCGGTACACCATTTTATATGTCACCAGAGCAGGCCGGTGGCGGAAAAGTTTCTTTTCAATCAGATATATTCTCTTTAGGCGTTGTATTATATGAGATGGTAACAGGTAAGAAACCTTTTGTTGCAGAAGAAAGCCATGGGATAATTGCCAAGATTTGCCGTGGAAAATATAAATCTCCTTTCTGGCTTGACCCACATCACAGCTGGCGATTGAGTAGAATTATCAATAAAGCAATGAAACGAAATCCGAAGGCTCGTTATAAATCCGCCGAAGATATGCTCAAGGCATTGAACAATTTTTTGGGCTGGAAAAATCAGGCACTGGTTGAAGAGAATATAAGAAATTTACTTTTACGAATTGAACAGGCAAAGGAAGTCACAACCGTTGTGAAAAGTAAAGCAAAAAAGAAGAAAAAACAAGAAAAGAGCAGCACCGGGCTCCATTTTTTACTGGTGATACTTTTAATTTTAATTATCATTTTATTTATCACCTATTTTTATATACTCGTAAAGTAA
- a CDS encoding alpha/beta hydrolase → MRYILIPLVLLTILVKLTGAQYPDYDTTGPFPTVSYRTENIPGVYETMNNSRIYYPSSGNQVNPDAVPCPIIVFGHGFQMGIDRYYSYAQHLASWGYIVVLPTISNPFPTPEHYTRAHSMVDAARWTASRDTVPTDIFYNKLARFKWGFTGHSMGGGLALLAADTFRLYDTLKAVVSLASPQTTPATHSEHLITPKMIIAGSVDNIAPWNDIRSAYWQNAPAPGTFAVIYGANHGYFMDYSYSWENGGTATITRAEQQRIARRHMTAFFQRYLRNDTTMWNYHYCFGDSIKGHPTMDTVEVRYGGVGVKEQKNASDTKSEISVYPNPFTKSLKITGKSCSAEIFDITGKKIAEIKIPGTWQADRTLNAGVYFIKTPDNRTKRVVFLK, encoded by the coding sequence ATGCGTTATATCTTGATTCCACTGGTATTGCTTACTATCCTTGTGAAATTGACTGGAGCACAATATCCTGATTATGATACAACGGGACCATTTCCTACCGTATCTTACCGGACTGAAAATATCCCGGGTGTTTATGAAACGATGAATAACTCCCGGATTTATTATCCTTCTTCAGGAAATCAGGTAAATCCTGATGCTGTTCCCTGTCCGATTATCGTGTTTGGCCATGGATTCCAGATGGGTATTGACCGTTATTACAGTTATGCCCAACATTTAGCATCCTGGGGATATATTGTGGTTTTACCGACAATATCAAATCCATTTCCCACACCTGAACACTATACCCGTGCGCATTCAATGGTGGATGCAGCGCGCTGGACTGCGAGCAGGGATACAGTTCCAACCGATATTTTTTACAACAAACTCGCCCGATTCAAATGGGGATTTACCGGACACAGTATGGGCGGCGGGCTTGCCCTTCTTGCAGCAGATACATTCAGGCTATATGATACACTTAAAGCGGTAGTTTCTTTAGCGAGTCCCCAGACTACACCCGCAACCCATTCCGAGCACCTGATAACACCAAAGATGATTATTGCGGGTTCAGTTGATAATATTGCACCCTGGAATGATATTCGCTCTGCATACTGGCAGAATGCACCAGCACCAGGTACATTTGCGGTAATCTATGGCGCTAATCACGGATACTTTATGGATTATTCATACTCTTGGGAAAATGGTGGGACCGCAACCATAACACGTGCCGAACAGCAGAGAATTGCCCGCAGGCATATGACTGCATTCTTCCAGCGGTATCTAAGAAATGATACTACTATGTGGAATTATCATTATTGTTTCGGCGATTCAATTAAAGGTCATCCGACAATGGATACAGTTGAAGTCAGATATGGTGGGGTCGGAGTAAAAGAACAGAAAAATGCCAGTGATACAAAATCCGAGATATCAGTCTATCCCAATCCGTTTACTAAATCTTTGAAAATAACTGGGAAAAGTTGTTCTGCCGAGATTTTTGACATTACCGGGAAAAAGATTGCGGAAATAAAAATTCCCGGAACCTGGCAGGCGGATAGAACTCTCAATGCCGGTGTCTATTTCATAAAAACCCCTGATAACAGAACGAAAAGGGTAGTGTTTCTTAAATAA